One region of Danaus plexippus chromosome 16 unlocalized genomic scaffold, MEX_DaPlex mxdp_23, whole genome shotgun sequence genomic DNA includes:
- the LOC116771947 gene encoding uncharacterized protein LOC116771947, protein MKLFVFIALVVAASAGRLEHLERSYLPPDSNGHRENSFGSGNNRVGISDHNSNGFARNSASNRFGSNRINSFDHSASHASNSFGEAPVSGFNGMSRNAFEIATYNQYLPPDHSHPGSSNNGISQFPSRSLPSLGSASFGSSSRSIPQPQFGAASHQYLAPKYTSQQDTQQQFDEKSGYIY, encoded by the exons ATGAAATTG tttgtATTCATTGCCCTGGTTGTCGCTGCGTCTGCTGGCCGCCTCGAACATCTCGAGCGCTCTTATCTTCCTCCTGATAGCAATGGCCACCGTGAGAATAGTTTTGGATCAGGGAACAATCGGGTCGGCATAAGCGACCATAACTCCAATGGATTTGCTAGAAACAGCGCTTCTAATAGATTTGGTTCCAATAGAATCAACTCATTTGATCACAGTGCATCACACGCATCAAATAGTTTTGGTGAGGCCCCAGTCTCTGGCTTTAACGGCATGAGTAGAAATGCGTTTGAAATTGCTACCTATAACCAGTACCTCCCACCAGACCACAGTCACCCTGGATCCTCTAACAACGGTATTTCCCAGTTTCCATCTCGTAGTTTACCTTCTCTGGGATCTGCGAGTTTTGGATCTTCTTCTAGGTCCATCCCTCAACCTCAATTCGGTGCAGCCAGTCATCAATACTTAGCTCCCAAGTATACATCCCAACAGGACACCCAACAGCAATTTGACGAGAAATCtggttacatttattaa